The region ATTGTAGATGGTAGCGCTCGAGTTTGTGATTTGAAATGCTTATTTGTGGGTGTTCAACATAACACATTATGGCAATTTAAAGCAGTAGTTTTTGCATTAATGCTGTttctaaacaaacaacaaagacaTCAATATTGTACCTAGCTGCCTTTTAAATCAGTgcagaaaaaaatactttatccTGATTAACCCAGAATTCCACCAATGAGAAGATCCTCCTGTATAATGCATTGTTTCCAGTGATTAATTTCTAATCgttgatttttatttccttcttttattttcagcttGGAGATTACTTGAACAAAAACCAGAACACTTTGACCAATGTCACACTAGTCCTGTTTAGCCTACAGATCTGCAAAGCTCTGGTTTACTTACAGGGAAAGAACATGGTACACAGGTATGCTTATCCAAGTCCTTTAAATCTCTGCCCTTTCAATGCATATTTACAATCAAAGATAAAGAACGTATTTCCACTAAATTCTCTACGTGTCACAGAGACATCGCTGTGAGAAATGTGCTTGTCGCCACACCAGACTGTGTGAAGCTCGGTGACTTTGGCCTATCCAGATACATAGAGAATGAGGAATATTACAAAGGTAAGCCTCAGCTGATTTGTAGGCACATAAAAGCACTGGGCTTTTCAAAGGCCTGCAGCTGTTCCATCTTAGTCAGGAAACCTCCAGCAGAATATTAATGATGACCAGCTCAATAACCATGTACTGAGGCATCACGTAGCAGGATGGAATGACTGTATAATCCTATTCTTGTATTTATTATCCCTGCCGTCTATTACACGTGTGCCTTAATGTTTTCAGAACTGCTGTTGTGAGGCCACAAACAAGGTCTAACTATGACATGGATTCGTGTTACTCACTTGTGACGGGTCCATTGCTTTCATTAGAAATTGTCGTAACTGCATATGTTAATTGCTTAATCTCCAAAACACTACTCagtcattaatattaatcttcaacCTGCGATGAACAACCTCATCTCATTATTTAACAGAAAACCATGCGTTATTTTATGTTACTGATTATGTAACTATACATTTATTGTCCTCTGCACCATTTAACTTGCCATTATTCATCACATTCATATTGTTTTTACTGAATTTGCATTTAATGACTTTTCCTATTTAGTTCTGAGATATATAAGATATTTTTCTCCAACCAAAGTTTTTAGTCTGATGCTTTCCTAGTTAACCAGTATTGATATGTTCATTGATGGAGACTGCAAAGCAAtgttgtacgtcgctctggataaaggcgtctgccaaataccatgaatgtaaatgtagacaGTAAATGAACAGGTAATAGAAGCCAAGAATGACAACTTTTTAAGATGTGTGAATTGTTTTTTCTTAGCTCCTTGTTAGGTAACTATGTTTGCTTGGATGGTCGTTCTTGGGTTTCTTGCTGTCAATGTAAATTTAACACACAATTTTATTAGCTAGAAAAAAAGACACTTGATGTATGCCACTGTTCTACTTTGTAATCTGGTTGCATATAGCTTACAAAACTGCTGCTGAAAGCTCAGGTTTCATTGTCTGAAATTGCACAATCAGCTTATTCTACAAATATAAGTATTGCTAACTTTATTGTTCTGGAATCAGGTCAATCACTGTAtgtgaaggaaaagaaagccTTTACTAACGCTGGAAACTTCTCCATTGTAATGCTATAAAATTACTACAACACTGTGGACATGCATGTTTTAAGAGAAGGGAATTGAGCAGAGCTTCAGGGAGTGGGGAACCTTATCACAGGCTAAATCTAACAGAAATCTGATTTCCAGTATCCCTTATAGGTACTCAGGATATCTTGTGAAATGCAAGCTTCGGGGTCCTGAGTTGGTCTGGctttatatattaaatgaaatCTTATATCAGCAAACCTTGTGCTTCTATgaatattgtgttttttgttatgaAACCCTACAATATGattaccattttttttaaagccccaGACTGGctgttttctgtttaatgaTTCACCAATATTTCAATACCATGTTGGTATGTTTTGGTATTGTAGAATATAACtgttttttataaagttttataaatgttttataattttCCAAAAGCTCTTGGCACAGAAAAACCTAATGCACAGATTTCTTTGGTGGGTGGGGGCTTATAAATGCTCTGTGCTGTCCTCAGATCCCTTTCAGTGTGCATATGCTGATATAACTACATTTCTGTTGTTATATAATTTAGCTTTcaactcaaataaataaagattttaattttCACGTTCATTCTTTTTAGCTTCTGTTACACGATTGCCAATCAAATGGATGGCCCCTGAGTCCATAAACTTCCGTCGGTTCACCACAGCCAGTGACGTGTGGATGTTTGGTAAGTTGTCTAAGGTTATAATTATGCCAGGTTTTCGTCTTGCAGACTACTATGGATTATGGGATGAAGATGCATGTGTGGGCATGTGAGCTGGAATTAAATGTACATACAGTTTTATTTACGCAAGTTTTACCACTGGCATTGAAGGTTACACTAGATCTCAGCTAGCAGTAAATACATCATGGCCAAGAGATTAAAAGACAAAATTGCAAGTTCCTCTCAGTGCAGAACAAAAAGTCGGTGGTGTTTGGAATtagaggttagggttagatttctACGATCTACCCACTGGACCTCTGCAGCTTACAAACAGTGTTAAACTATATTCAAATGTAATAATACATTCAAACAGCTGGGAAATAAATTGATAAACCTTCCTACTGAGTGTTCCAGATGCAAGGGTCAACATTTCTGCACTTATGCCTCTGGGTATAAACACAGACTAGACatctttcattttaatgcattcCCCTTAAACCTGAGTAGTCAAAGAATTTGGAAACAGTGTGTgatattttgaaataattaaacGTTAGACTGGCCTAACATAAGAGGACTTGAGATATAGACTTTTCTGAATTATAATAATGGACTTAGCCTTTCTGGTAGATAGTTATAAATGGAAGATTTGCGCTTATAGATGTCACATAATCAGTTTTTAGTCATGGGTTCAGTAGATAGCTGATCCTTTTTTTGATCTGCTGCTAAAAGGCCACGAAATTAGGTTTAACCAAAAGAACTTTGAGTTAACCTCTTTGCTGATTACATTTATCCATTAATTGCTTTGCAGTACTTTTGCTAATTGGATTGGATTAGCGATGCTTTGGTGTGGATTTTGGTTCTTTCAGCTCGCTCAGAGAAAAATCAATTTTGCTGCTTTTGTGCTGCTTATATCCAGCTGTCTGCATGTGGGAGATACTGAGTCGGGGGCAGCAGCCTTTCTTCTGGCTGGAGAACCGAGAAGTTATTAACCAGCTGGAGACGGGCATCAGACTGCCCAAGCCGGAGCTGTGCCCTCCTGCCCTGTACTCACTCATGACCCGCTGCTGGAGCTACGACCCCAACGAGAGACCCACCTTTACTGAACTTGTCTGCAAAATCAAGTAACCTATACTCTATATCTTGCTAATAGTCTCAGGAATTGTTCCTAAAACATTGTATACAATCCTTTTTTTACTCAGAgcaagtgtgtctgtgtttgtctggcACTGAATTGTTAACCTAAGCTTTTTGAATGGTCCAGTGATGTTCACAAAATGGAGAAGGACCTGGaagcagagaaggagagagacagacaaagagccACCAGGTTTCTAGAGCCCAAGTTCAACTTTAGTGAACCACCTCCAAAGGTACCAAAGGGCCTCGTTATGATTTAGTCAAGTGTGCATTGTGACTAACACATTAGCTTTAGTTTCATCCTGCGTTCATAGCTATCTATTTCTTTGTGCATACAGCCCTCAAGACAAAACCCTGGTCGTTTTGGGAATACCCTCAGCATCGGTCTGCACATCCAGGTATTGTGGGAAATTATATGTGGAgtactaatttatttatgttcagaCTTTGGACAGTCCTTGTGTGGGCTTTCCTCTAATGAACTACATATTCTTCCACAGCTAAGCGAGGCTTTGTGTGCCAGCTCTCCGGATCTGGTTAGTCCAGGTGATTATCAGTCTCCTGTAGACTCCACCAACAACCTCGTAGTTCCCAGCATGACTGTTCGGCGCCTCAGTCTTGGAGTAAGCGTGCCTTTCAGCTTATTCTAGCCTTTTTTTGATACTtacagtgtgattgtgtgtaacaATAGTGTCCATATGCCTATAAGTTCTTCATCGGAACTaattgtatatgtgtatttaaatgatttgcAATGCACATTCTTCTATTCTGTTTGAATGGGATAGGAGGGGGAGTTCAGCGTAGGACCATCCAGCATGGAGGACGCCCAGCGCCTGTGGCAGTTAGAAAAGGCGCGGATGCAGGAGACCATAACGAAACAGAAAGATGAGATGGTGGAGGATAAACAGTGGctggagaaagaggagaaactTCTGGTGGGAATAAAGATAACTTTCATTTTAACATATGAAACTATCCATACATCACATAGATCACTGTTATTCTTTGGGATGTGTGATACATACACTGTGACTGATTTTTATGCTCTTTTTAAGGACCCTAAAATATATGAGAGCAAAGTTGTTGTGATGGTAGGTGGCTTTCAGTCTATTCCTATTTATATGCCATACAATAAAAATAggtttttttataaaaaaaaattttttaaaaaatttttgtttttgttaaacataTGACATTTGCATCTGTAAGtgcatgtgatttaaaaaaaaaaaaaaaaaatagaggaaGCCCCACTGCTTCATGTTCAGAAAACTGAATTATGgccattttattatattgtatttcatatataataataatataataataattaataataataataatataaatgttatttaatattaGGCATAAACTTAAGACCAAGCAGAACACTTTACTCaaacctttacatttttttttttgttgttgtttgtttgttttattattatttttttatcttattttatttttattttttgttttttgttaggaACCAGACCCTCAGCCGAATAACAGTAAGCTCTCTTTTCAGTCCAAATGAAAATATAGGAATGTTTACTGTCTATTAAAACACGTTACGTTCATGATCCAGTGTTTCTTATTTAACTTTCCTCCTTAAACTAAATTACAGATGAACAAAAGCCCCCTGAAAAGCCCCCAAGAATTTCCGTGCAGGTAATGGCATACTgtatacatccacacacacactctttgcaTAGCCAGTCAGGagatataatatacataatctTTCAAGTGAATCTTCCCTTCAAGTTCATCGAAAGTTCAATCACAGCCATTTGAgttttataatattttgaaCGACTGATCATCATTTTTAACGTGTTGTTGTAAATCATTGTCAGCCTGCCCCAACAGCAGAGCTAGATCGCTCTGAGGACAAGGTGTACCAGTGTGTCATGGATCTGGTTAAAATGGTAGTGCAGCTGAAAAATGATGTGAACACACTACCATCCTCTGAGTACATATCCATAGTCAAGGTAACCATTGCGACACCATTCTGAGAAAAGATCGGTGATGTTTATCCAGGtatcatattttgttttttgatctataatattgttttttatataattgtttctttttctttcaacaGTCTGTTGGAATGACGTTGAGGGATTTAATTTCCAGTGTTGATGACGTTCTTCCCTCTGTACAAGGAGCTATAAGGACTGAGGTAACTTTGTACATTTTCTGCAATTTCCCACAATAACCTTgaagggtattttttttttatcagcttaCAATTCTTTTCCTAGtttaatatcccaagcctttTCTTCATCCACAGTTATCTCTCTGTACTGTAAAACTACCCTCAAAGCTAAACGTTTTCCAGCAGGAAAGTGAAGCCCAGGTGATAAGAAAGTGATTAGGAAAGTGTCAACGTGTTATCATGTGGTTCAggttgtgtctctctgtgctctTAGATTGAGGGCACACAGAAGCTGCTGAATAAGGACATGGCGGAGCTGATTGGTAAGATGCGGCTGGCCCAACAAAACGCCATCACCTCTTTGAAGGAGGAGTGCAAGAAGCAGATGCTGGCAGCAGCTCACACGCTGGCCATGGATGCCAAAAACATGCTGGATGCAGTTGACCAGGCGCGTGTGCGTGCCAACCTGGCCAAGCCCAAACCTGAGAATGCAGATTCCAATGATAcagactagagagagagagagagggagggagggataaagagagagagagacagagagagagagagacagagagagagagagagtccggTTCAGtatactcacacaaacagtcTGATTCATCATCTCTTTTCTATGCCGTCAAAACGGGTACTGTTCTAATTCAGATATACACATCATGTAAATGGTCACTAAGAGAGGTATTTAAGTTCTAATTATGTAGCTTCAATGGATTTTAAAGGTACACTACATTCTCTTggtacagaatatatatatactggggTAATAGTGTCAATTTTAATActccttttgttttattgtatccTGAATATGGATTGTGCCTGAAATAAATGGCTGATTATAAATTATACTATCACttcaaattaatttt is a window of Tachysurus vachellii isolate PV-2020 chromosome 3, HZAU_Pvac_v1, whole genome shotgun sequence DNA encoding:
- the ptk2bb gene encoding protein tyrosine kinase 2 beta, b gives rise to the protein MAGDTNTLSWRVLSPDFDGPKSPVFALAGEKGPVKILKVCFSSSNNLKNFKLVKCDSSWQIRAIIQSILISGRLGPNVQNASCFGLRLKHLKSEQHHWLHPDLTVGEVEQRYEKLHVEAEWRYDLRIRYIPANFLEKFKEDRTSLLYLYHQVRSDYMQHYSSKVSDGMALQLGCLEIRRFYKDMNAKGLEKKSNFELLEKDVGLDLFFPQKLIDSMKPKQLRKMIQQTFQQYSTLKEEECMVKFFKTYGEFINFNEEVFPCELVQGWSLTVDLVIGARGIRQRAQSDSSTVCLAEFKQIRSIKCTAQSDTKSLLDIDIKGAKQPFSVNVPTLAMAENMADLIDGYCRLENNTDSSLISRPNKNTELRNSLPAIPSCLGLPEPSKDNERHSRNSDIYCEIMDEKPPPPAVKYGISRKSIVLGRILGAGFFGEVFEGVYTKENGEKIKVAVKTCKECSPDIMDKFMSEAALMKKLDHPHIVSLIGIIEEEPVWIVMELYQYGELGDYLNKNQNTLTNVTLVLFSLQICKALVYLQGKNMVHRDIAVRNVLVATPDCVKLGDFGLSRYIENEEYYKASVTRLPIKWMAPESINFRRFTTASDVWMFAVCMWEILSRGQQPFFWLENREVINQLETGIRLPKPELCPPALYSLMTRCWSYDPNERPTFTELVCKINDVHKMEKDLEAEKERDRQRATRFLEPKFNFSEPPPKPSRQNPGRFGNTLSIGLHIQLSEALCASSPDLVSPGDYQSPVDSTNNLVVPSMTVRRLSLGEGEFSVGPSSMEDAQRLWQLEKARMQETITKQKDEMVEDKQWLEKEEKLLDPKIYESKVVVMEPDPQPNNNEQKPPEKPPRISVQPAPTAELDRSEDKVYQCVMDLVKMVVQLKNDVNTLPSSEYISIVKSVGMTLRDLISSVDDVLPSVQGAIRTEIEGTQKLLNKDMAELIGKMRLAQQNAITSLKEECKKQMLAAAHTLAMDAKNMLDAVDQARVRANLAKPKPENADSNDTD